A genome region from Methylorubrum populi includes the following:
- a CDS encoding LysR family transcriptional regulator, translating into MNLRHMEIFHAVYVSGTVSAAARVLNISQPAVTTTLRHAEQRLGFPLFLRTKNRLVPTEDAHTLFEEVAEVQAKVASIRQTSRNLRRGVGRALRISALPSLALDLLPQAATRFLARRPGTFFDLQTVHHDELARRLYEREADAVIAYEVPAGLPLAHRWLGEGELGLLYREGDMPDAPPRIDLASVREREIISPVHSGPLGALFEQEAAQART; encoded by the coding sequence ATGAACCTGCGACATATGGAAATCTTCCACGCGGTCTATGTAAGTGGAACCGTGAGCGCGGCAGCCAGAGTCCTCAATATTTCGCAACCGGCGGTCACAACAACTCTGCGTCATGCGGAGCAGCGGCTCGGATTTCCTTTGTTCCTGCGCACGAAGAATCGACTCGTTCCAACCGAGGATGCACATACACTGTTTGAAGAGGTCGCCGAGGTACAGGCGAAGGTTGCCTCGATCCGTCAGACCAGCCGGAATCTGCGCCGCGGGGTGGGGCGCGCGCTCCGAATCTCAGCGCTTCCGTCGCTGGCTCTCGATCTTTTGCCCCAAGCGGCGACCCGCTTCCTCGCTCGCCGCCCGGGCACGTTTTTCGACCTCCAGACGGTTCATCACGATGAATTGGCCCGACGGCTTTATGAACGCGAAGCCGATGCAGTCATCGCCTACGAGGTTCCTGCCGGCCTCCCGCTTGCGCACCGCTGGCTTGGCGAAGGCGAGTTGGGGCTCTTGTATCGGGAAGGCGACATGCCCGACGCGCCGCCGCGCATCGACCTGGCAAGCGTGCGGGAGCGCGAAATCATCAGCCCTGTCCATAGCGGCCCCCTGGGAGCGCTGTTCGAGCAGGAGGCGGCGCAGGCGCGGACTTGA
- a CDS encoding MFS transporter, with amino-acid sequence MDYPGSLTRLAKAHSGAGMDGRCRKAEITANPARGSMVATVLFLAWIVAYMDRVVMGTAIIPMASEFGLDRDHQGLVLGAFYVSYALMQLGGGWLTDRFGARLTLIGCLAFWSAFTGMTGLAWSLETLLVARLLFGLGEGGFAPASASAIATMFPDRFRGRLQALMGSTVFLGGAMGGATMAWTIARFGWRATFIGLAVVGFAVMIGFIATLPSRPATCRELSSHPPIRWRDVAVARGLWPTALLWFCISFTSLGLQSWMPSYLVATQNIDIVHVGIYSIIPGTLGFLATNLAGRLLDVMGMEASKYLIIGGAGAILFSVVLLLLSPSLSLLLIAWSFYMLAFGCLYASVLSVPVKSLPPAIAGRAMGIINFCGQIAGAIAAVTVGKLMTVAQGDFRMAFSVFVAASLIGLILSLPMARLYKTSIK; translated from the coding sequence ATGGACTATCCCGGGTCGCTCACGAGGTTGGCGAAAGCACATAGCGGTGCCGGGATGGATGGCCGCTGTAGAAAGGCGGAAATCACGGCCAATCCCGCAAGGGGTTCCATGGTTGCAACGGTTCTTTTTCTGGCGTGGATTGTCGCCTACATGGACCGCGTGGTCATGGGGACGGCGATCATCCCGATGGCGAGCGAGTTCGGGCTCGACAGGGATCATCAAGGTCTCGTGCTGGGGGCCTTCTATGTCAGCTACGCTCTCATGCAGCTTGGAGGGGGATGGTTGACCGATCGGTTTGGCGCACGCCTCACCTTGATCGGCTGCCTTGCCTTCTGGTCGGCCTTCACGGGCATGACCGGGCTCGCCTGGTCCCTGGAGACCCTGCTTGTCGCGCGTCTCCTGTTCGGTCTGGGCGAAGGCGGCTTTGCCCCTGCGAGCGCAAGCGCGATCGCGACGATGTTTCCCGACAGATTCCGGGGGCGGCTACAGGCCCTGATGGGCAGCACAGTCTTCCTTGGCGGCGCGATGGGGGGCGCCACCATGGCATGGACGATCGCGCGATTCGGTTGGCGCGCCACCTTCATCGGGCTGGCCGTCGTGGGCTTTGCCGTCATGATCGGCTTTATCGCAACGTTGCCTAGCCGCCCCGCAACCTGCCGCGAGCTCTCGTCCCATCCCCCGATCCGCTGGCGCGACGTCGCCGTCGCGCGTGGATTATGGCCGACCGCACTGCTCTGGTTTTGCATCAGTTTCACCTCTCTCGGGCTCCAATCGTGGATGCCATCCTATCTCGTCGCCACACAGAACATCGATATCGTTCATGTGGGCATCTACTCGATCATTCCGGGGACATTGGGATTTCTGGCTACCAATCTGGCCGGACGACTTCTCGATGTCATGGGGATGGAAGCGTCCAAATATCTCATCATAGGCGGCGCCGGCGCAATCCTGTTCAGTGTCGTCCTGCTTCTGCTCTCGCCCTCTCTTTCCCTGCTGCTGATCGCCTGGTCTTTCTACATGCTGGCCTTCGGCTGCCTTTACGCAAGCGTGCTGAGCGTGCCGGTCAAATCCCTGCCGCCTGCTATCGCAGGGCGCGCGATGGGCATCATCAATTTTTGCGGTCAGATCGCGGGCGCCATTGCTGCCGTCACGGTCGGAAAACTGATGACGGTGGCTCAAGGAGATTTCAGGATGGCTTTCTCTGTCTTTGTTGCCGCAAGTTTGATCGGATTAATCCTCTCCTTGCCGATGGCAAGATTGTATAAAACTTCCATCAAATGA
- a CDS encoding M81 family metallopeptidase yields the protein MNFVEISRLAGSIMKIYCAGLLTETNCFVNLPTSLDTFLKGRILPGACPVDAPAVGAELMFAAKRRAAAGEFELVEGSCFRASPAGPTSTQAYEMMRGTLCEELRAALPVDAVLLGLHGGMFAYRYPDTEGDLIAHIRGVVGPDVVIGVEFDPHCIVNAQRLDNADIVVLYKEYPHTDIVEQADRLIDLVTRAVAGQFRPAVSLFDCRQVDSYPTTGPAMRRFVDKLKDIENADGKVESISLVHGFVYGDSPDLSTRLLVITNDAKDHGDALATRLGEELIALRGQTASPLLDIDAAIDQAMGASSAPVVIADPTDNAGGGAPSDNTDVLARLIERKSSNVAVGPIWDPGAVRLCVDSGVGASIPLRLGGKVASTSGVPLDCQVTVTGAQLQSWQVFGSSRVPAGESVAIRIGEIDVVLTSERTQAFSIDLFSHVGIDVQRKQAVFLKSVNHFMASFGPIASQVLYVNGGGPLQRDYAKLPYRHVRRPLWPIDERAKGSLIY from the coding sequence ATGAATTTCGTGGAAATTTCGCGATTGGCAGGAAGTATAATGAAGATATATTGTGCTGGCCTCCTCACAGAGACCAATTGCTTCGTCAATCTGCCCACCAGCCTCGACACTTTTCTCAAGGGGAGAATCTTGCCTGGCGCCTGCCCGGTCGATGCCCCCGCGGTCGGGGCCGAACTCATGTTCGCGGCCAAGCGCAGGGCTGCGGCCGGCGAGTTCGAACTCGTGGAGGGGAGCTGCTTTCGCGCCTCGCCCGCCGGCCCGACAAGCACGCAGGCCTACGAAATGATGCGCGGGACACTGTGCGAGGAACTGCGCGCGGCGCTGCCTGTCGATGCGGTGCTTCTCGGCTTGCACGGCGGAATGTTCGCCTACCGCTATCCCGATACCGAGGGCGACCTGATCGCTCATATCAGGGGTGTCGTGGGGCCGGATGTCGTGATCGGCGTGGAGTTCGATCCCCATTGCATCGTGAACGCGCAGCGCCTCGACAACGCGGACATCGTTGTCCTGTACAAGGAATACCCCCATACCGACATCGTCGAGCAGGCCGATCGGCTGATCGATCTGGTAACGCGTGCCGTCGCCGGGCAATTCCGTCCGGCCGTTTCGCTGTTCGACTGCCGTCAGGTGGACAGCTACCCAACGACCGGCCCCGCCATGCGAAGGTTCGTCGACAAGCTGAAAGACATCGAGAACGCGGATGGAAAGGTGGAGAGTATCTCGCTCGTTCACGGATTCGTTTACGGGGACTCTCCGGACCTCAGCACTCGGCTGCTGGTCATCACCAACGATGCCAAGGATCATGGGGATGCGCTCGCGACCCGGCTGGGCGAAGAGTTGATCGCCTTGCGGGGGCAAACCGCCTCTCCGCTGTTGGACATCGATGCCGCCATCGACCAAGCGATGGGGGCATCCTCCGCTCCCGTCGTGATAGCCGATCCCACCGACAATGCGGGGGGCGGAGCTCCCTCGGACAACACCGATGTCTTGGCTCGCCTGATCGAACGGAAGAGTTCCAACGTCGCGGTCGGCCCCATCTGGGATCCGGGCGCCGTCCGGCTATGCGTGGATTCCGGCGTAGGAGCATCGATTCCGCTGAGGCTGGGCGGCAAGGTCGCCTCGACTTCGGGAGTGCCGCTGGATTGCCAAGTCACGGTGACGGGCGCGCAACTGCAGTCCTGGCAGGTGTTCGGCAGCAGCCGCGTCCCGGCCGGGGAAAGCGTTGCGATCCGGATCGGTGAAATCGACGTGGTCCTGACCAGTGAACGAACCCAGGCCTTCAGTATCGATCTCTTTTCCCACGTGGGCATCGACGTACAGCGGAAGCAGGCCGTGTTCCTCAAATCCGTCAATCACTTCATGGCATCCTTCGGTCCGATTGCCAGTCAAGTCCTCTATGTGAACGGAGGCGGACCGTTGCAGCGCGATTATGCGAAGTTGCCCTACCGTCACGTTCGCCGGCCGCTCTGGCCGATCGACGAGCGCGCGAAGGGAAGTCTGATTTACTGA